A single genomic interval of Spinacia oleracea cultivar Varoflay chromosome 6, BTI_SOV_V1, whole genome shotgun sequence harbors:
- the LOC130463196 gene encoding uncharacterized protein has product MPTKEILSGKRDCDVKETVNLTENFSAIILNQMPPKLKDPGSFSIPCAIKKLEISNTLCDLGASVSLMPYSVFAKLQVGDLVPTNIALQLADRSVKYPIGKIEDVPLRVGGFVIPVNFVVLDIDEDVHVPIILGRPFLATTGAIIDVKQGKITLKVGKDSLFFDLNKAMSYPSVRL; this is encoded by the coding sequence ATGCCAACTAAGGAAATCTTGAGTGGGAAGCGGGATTGCGACGTAAAGGAGACGGTGAACCTCACCGAAAATTTTAGTGCTATTATTCTTAACCAAATGCCACCCAAACTCAAAGACCCGGgtagtttttctatcccttgtgctaTTAAGAAGCTTGAAATAAGCAATACCTTGTGTGATTTGGGTGCTAGTGTTAGTCTAATGCCTTATTCGGTGTTCGCCAAGCTTCAAGTTGGTGATCTTGTCCCAACCAACATTGCATTGCAACTTGCCGACCGTTCGGTCAAATACCCTATTGGCAAGATTGAGGATGTACCCTTGAGAGTTGGTGGATTTGTGATCCCCGTCAATTTTGTGGTCCTAGACATAGATGAGGACGTGCATGTCCCTATTATTCTTGGTCGCCCATTTTTGGCCACGACGGGGGCCATTATTGATGTCAAGCAAGGGAAAATCACTTTGAAAGTTGGGAAGGATAGTTTGTTTTTTGACTTGAATAAGGCCATGAGTTAccctagtgttaggttatga